A region from the Nocardioides coralli genome encodes:
- the leuD gene encoding 3-isopropylmalate dehydratase small subunit: protein MEKFTTHTGIGVPLRRSNVDTDQIIPASYLKRVTRTGFEDGLFAAWRTDPAFVLNREPYVDGSVLVAGPDFGTGSSREHAVWALQNHGFKAVLSPRFADIFRGNSGKAGLLAAQVDEKVVHQLWDLLETTPGATVTVDLETRTVRAGEGPDAIEDSFDIDDYTRWRLLEGLDDIDITLSRESEITAFERRRPGFLPTTA, encoded by the coding sequence ATGGAGAAGTTCACGACCCACACCGGCATCGGCGTCCCGCTGCGGCGCAGCAACGTCGACACGGATCAGATCATCCCGGCTTCCTACCTCAAGCGCGTCACCCGCACCGGCTTCGAGGACGGGCTCTTCGCCGCCTGGCGCACCGACCCGGCGTTCGTGCTCAACCGCGAGCCCTACGTCGACGGATCGGTGCTCGTCGCGGGGCCTGACTTCGGCACCGGCTCCTCGCGCGAGCACGCCGTCTGGGCCCTGCAGAACCACGGGTTCAAGGCCGTGCTGTCACCGCGCTTCGCCGACATCTTCCGCGGCAACTCCGGCAAGGCCGGGCTGCTGGCCGCACAGGTCGACGAGAAGGTCGTGCACCAACTCTGGGACCTGCTGGAGACCACGCCGGGCGCCACCGTCACCGTCGACCTCGAGACACGCACCGTCCGTGCCGGCGAGGGGCCCGACGCGATCGAGGACAGCTTCGACATCGACGACTACACCCGGTGGCGGTTGCTCGAGGGACTCGACGACATCGACATCACGCTGTCGCGGGAGTCGGAGATCACGGCCTTCGAGCGACGACGACCGGGGTTCCTGCCGACCACCGCTTGA
- the leuC gene encoding 3-isopropylmalate dehydratase large subunit: protein MGRTLAEKVWDEHVVRAADGEPDLLYIDLHLVHEVTSPQAFDGLRLAGRQVRRPDLTLATEDHNVPTVDWDKPIADPVSRTQVETLRRNAEEFGVRIHPLGDLDQGIVHVVGPQLGLTQPGMTIVCGDSHTSTHGAFGALAFGIGTSEVEHVLATQTLPQSRPRTMAVTVNGSLPDGVTAKDLVLTLIAHTGTGGGQGYVVEYRGQAIEELSMEGRMTVCNMSIEWGAKAGLIAPDQTTFDYIAGRPEAPTGEDWDAAVTHWKSLCTDDDATFDQEIVLDASEMTPFVTWGTNPGQGVPLGGRVPSPADFADPVEAHATERALEYMGLEAGTPMRDIKVDTVFVGSCTNGRIEDLRLAAEIVRGRQVAKDTRLLVVPGSVRVRLQAEDEGLDVVFKEAGGEWRGAGCSMCLGMNPDQLAPQERSASTSNRNFEGRQGKGGRTHLVSVPVAAATAIRGTLSSPADLD from the coding sequence GTGGGTAGGACCCTGGCCGAGAAGGTGTGGGACGAGCACGTGGTCCGTGCCGCCGACGGCGAGCCGGACCTCCTCTACATCGACCTCCACCTCGTCCACGAGGTCACCAGCCCCCAGGCCTTCGACGGCCTGCGCCTCGCCGGCCGGCAGGTCCGCCGTCCCGACCTCACCCTCGCCACCGAGGACCACAACGTCCCGACCGTGGACTGGGACAAGCCGATCGCCGACCCGGTGAGCCGCACCCAGGTGGAGACGCTGCGACGCAACGCCGAGGAGTTCGGCGTCCGGATCCACCCGCTCGGCGACCTCGACCAGGGCATCGTCCACGTGGTCGGACCGCAGCTCGGGCTCACCCAGCCCGGGATGACCATCGTCTGCGGTGACAGCCACACCAGCACCCACGGTGCCTTCGGCGCGCTGGCGTTCGGCATCGGCACCTCCGAGGTCGAGCACGTGCTCGCCACCCAGACGCTGCCGCAGTCGCGGCCGCGCACCATGGCCGTGACCGTCAACGGCAGCCTGCCCGACGGCGTCACCGCGAAGGACCTCGTGCTCACCCTCATCGCACACACCGGAACCGGCGGCGGGCAGGGCTACGTCGTCGAGTACCGCGGCCAGGCCATCGAGGAGCTCTCGATGGAGGGCCGGATGACGGTGTGCAACATGTCGATCGAGTGGGGCGCCAAGGCCGGGCTCATCGCGCCCGACCAGACGACCTTCGACTACATCGCGGGTCGGCCCGAGGCGCCGACCGGCGAGGACTGGGACGCCGCGGTGACCCACTGGAAGAGCCTGTGCACCGACGACGACGCCACCTTCGACCAGGAGATCGTGCTCGACGCCTCGGAGATGACGCCCTTCGTCACGTGGGGGACCAACCCCGGCCAGGGCGTGCCGCTCGGCGGCAGGGTCCCCTCGCCGGCCGACTTCGCCGACCCCGTCGAGGCCCACGCGACCGAGCGGGCGCTGGAGTACATGGGGCTCGAGGCCGGCACGCCGATGCGCGACATCAAGGTCGACACGGTCTTCGTGGGCTCCTGCACCAACGGCCGGATCGAGGACCTCCGGCTCGCCGCCGAGATCGTGCGCGGTCGACAGGTCGCCAAGGACACGAGGTTGCTGGTGGTCCCCGGGTCCGTCCGCGTGCGGTTGCAGGCCGAGGACGAAGGCCTCGACGTCGTGTTCAAGGAGGCCGGGGGCGAGTGGCGCGGAGCCGGATGCTCCATGTGCCTGGGCATGAACCCCGACCAGCTGGCTCCCCAGGAGCGCAGCGCCTCGACGTCCAACCGCAACTTCGAGGGGCGGCAGGGCAAGGGAGGCCGCACGCACCTGGTGTCGGTGCCCGTCGCCGCCGCCACCGCGATCCGCGGCACGCTGTCCTCGCCGGCTGACCTGGACTGA
- a CDS encoding IclR family transcriptional regulator, with protein MDNSSSGVGVLDKAALVLTALESGPATLAGLVAGTGLARPTAHRLAVALEHHRLVARDLQGRFVLGPRLAELSAAAGEDRLLATAGPVLARLRDITGESAQLWRRQGDHRVCVAAAERPSGLRDTIPVGTQLTMNAGSAAQVLLAWEDPERMQRGLLNAAFSAAALSGIRKRGWAQSVGEREQGVASVSAPVRSPSGKIVAAVSVSGPLERLSRQPGRMHAPAVMAAAERLSESLRRAAAAD; from the coding sequence ATGGACAACTCGAGCAGCGGCGTGGGCGTCCTGGACAAGGCGGCCCTCGTCCTCACCGCCCTGGAGTCGGGACCCGCCACCCTCGCGGGGCTCGTCGCCGGGACCGGACTCGCCCGCCCCACCGCCCACCGGCTGGCGGTGGCCCTCGAGCACCACCGGCTCGTGGCGCGGGACCTGCAGGGACGCTTCGTCCTCGGCCCACGACTGGCCGAGCTCTCCGCGGCGGCCGGCGAGGACCGCCTGCTCGCCACCGCGGGACCGGTGCTCGCACGGCTCCGCGACATCACCGGGGAGTCGGCCCAGCTCTGGCGACGGCAGGGCGACCACCGCGTGTGCGTGGCGGCTGCCGAACGTCCCTCGGGGTTGCGCGACACGATCCCGGTCGGCACGCAGCTCACCATGAACGCCGGCTCCGCCGCGCAGGTGCTGCTGGCCTGGGAGGACCCGGAGCGGATGCAGCGGGGGCTGCTGAACGCGGCGTTCTCGGCTGCCGCGCTCTCCGGCATCCGGAAGCGCGGCTGGGCCCAGTCGGTCGGTGAGCGCGAGCAGGGGGTGGCGTCGGTGTCCGCCCCCGTCCGCTCCCCCAGCGGCAAGATCGTCGCCGCTGTGTCGGTCTCCGGCCCGCTGGAGCGGCTCTCCCGCCAGCCCGGCCGGATGCACGCGCCGGCCGTGATGGCTGCCGCCGAGCGGCTCAGCGAGTCGTTGCGGCGGGCGGCCGCTGCGGATTGA
- a CDS encoding methylated-DNA--[protein]-cysteine S-methyltransferase — MWTVMPSPLGQLRIVELGGAITAIEFEPFRPASGRPLGARRDDHPVLRSAVEQLTAYFARELKEFDLPLAPQGSPFQQQVWAQLRAVGYGETASYGEIAHRLGRTNAAARAVGLANGQNPIPVVVPCHRIIGANGTLTGYAGGLERKQLLLQLEQDALF; from the coding sequence ATGTGGACCGTGATGCCGAGCCCCCTGGGCCAGCTGCGGATCGTCGAGCTGGGCGGTGCCATCACCGCGATCGAGTTCGAGCCCTTCCGTCCCGCCTCGGGGCGCCCGCTGGGCGCGCGCCGGGACGACCACCCCGTGCTGCGCAGCGCGGTCGAGCAGCTGACGGCGTACTTCGCCCGGGAGCTGAAGGAGTTCGACCTCCCGCTCGCACCTCAGGGCTCGCCCTTCCAGCAGCAGGTGTGGGCGCAGCTGCGTGCCGTGGGCTACGGGGAGACGGCCTCCTACGGCGAGATCGCCCACCGGCTCGGGCGGACCAACGCCGCCGCCCGCGCTGTCGGGCTCGCCAACGGGCAGAACCCGATCCCGGTCGTCGTCCCGTGCCACCGCATCATCGGGGCCAACGGAACGCTCACCGGCTACGCGGGTGGTCTCGAGCGCAAGCAGCTGCTGCTCCAGCTCGAGCAGGACGCGCTCTTCTAG